Proteins from a genomic interval of Pseudomonas paeninsulae:
- a CDS encoding 2-hydroxymuconate tautomerase produces the protein MPIAQLYILEGRSDEQKETLIREVSEAMARSLDAPIERVRVIITEMPKNHFGIGGEPASKVRR, from the coding sequence ATGCCCATCGCCCAGTTGTATATCCTCGAAGGTCGCAGCGACGAGCAGAAGGAAACCCTGATCCGCGAAGTCAGCGAGGCCATGGCGCGCTCGCTGGACGCGCCGATCGAACGGGTGCGGGTGATCATCACCGAGATGCCGAAAAACCACTTCGGCATTGGCGGCGAACCGGCGAGCAAGGTCAGGCGCTAG
- a CDS encoding acetaldehyde dehydrogenase (acetylating) has product MSKKLKAAIIGPGNIGTDLVMKMLRSEWIEPVWMVGIDPNSDGLKRAREFGMKTTAEGVDGLLPHVLDDDIRIAFDATSAYVHAENSRKLNALGVLMVDLTPAAIGPYCVPPVNLKQHVGRLEMNVNMVTCGGQATIPMVAAVSRVQPVAYAEIVATVSSRSVGPGTRKNIDEFTRTTAGAIEQVGGAREGKAIIVINPAEPPLMMRDTIHCLTDSEPDQAAITASVQAMIAEVQKYVPGYRLKNGPVFDGNRVSIFMEVEGLGDYLPKYAGNLDIMTAAALRTGEMFAEEIAAGTIQLPRRDIAFA; this is encoded by the coding sequence ATGAGCAAGAAACTCAAGGCGGCCATTATCGGCCCCGGCAATATCGGTACCGATCTGGTGATGAAGATGCTGCGTTCCGAGTGGATCGAGCCGGTGTGGATGGTCGGCATCGACCCCAACTCCGACGGTCTCAAGCGCGCCCGCGAATTCGGCATGAAGACCACAGCCGAAGGCGTCGACGGCCTGCTGCCGCACGTACTGGACGACGACATCCGTATCGCCTTCGATGCCACCTCGGCCTATGTGCATGCCGAGAACAGCCGCAAGCTCAATGCGCTGGGCGTGCTGATGGTCGACCTGACCCCGGCGGCCATCGGCCCCTACTGCGTGCCGCCGGTCAATCTCAAGCAGCACGTCGGCCGCCTGGAAATGAACGTCAACATGGTCACCTGCGGTGGCCAGGCCACCATCCCCATGGTCGCCGCGGTATCCCGCGTGCAGCCGGTGGCCTACGCCGAGATCGTCGCCACCGTCTCCTCGCGCTCGGTCGGCCCGGGCACGCGCAAGAACATCGACGAGTTCACCCGCACCACTGCCGGCGCCATCGAGCAGGTCGGCGGCGCCAGGGAAGGCAAGGCGATCATCGTCATCAACCCGGCCGAGCCGCCGCTGATGATGCGCGACACCATCCACTGCCTGACCGACAGCGAGCCGGATCAGGCCGCGATCACCGCCTCGGTCCAGGCGATGATCGCCGAGGTGCAGAAGTACGTGCCCGGCTACCGCCTGAAGAACGGCCCGGTGTTCGACGGCAACCGCGTGTCGATCTTCATGGAAGTCGAAGGCCTGGGCGACTACCTGCCCAAGTACGCCGGCAACCTCGACATCATGACCGCCGCCGCGCTGCGTACCGGCGAGATGTTCGCCGAGGAAATCGCCGCCGGCACCATTCAACTGCCGCGTCGCGACATCGCGTTCGCGTGA
- a CDS encoding alpha/beta fold hydrolase, whose protein sequence is MKAPVESPEVGREILAAGWRTNVLEQGSGFPLLLIHGSGPGVTAWANWRLVMPELAQKRRVIAPDMLGFGYSERPADAHYNLDTWVLHALGVLDALGIAQADLVGNSFGGAIALALAVRHPERVRRLVLMGSVGVPFELTPGLDAAWGYTPTLANMRALLDFFAFDRGLVNDELAELRYQASIRPGFQESFAAMFPAPRQRWIEALCSDERAIRALPHQTLVVHGREDQIIPLETSLTLAHWIANAQLHIYGHCGHWTQIEHAGRFARLVEDFLDEAAPLS, encoded by the coding sequence CTGAAGGCACCCGTGGAGAGCCCGGAGGTGGGCCGCGAGATCCTCGCCGCCGGTTGGCGCACCAATGTGCTGGAGCAGGGCAGCGGCTTTCCGCTGTTGCTGATCCACGGCTCCGGTCCCGGCGTTACCGCCTGGGCCAACTGGCGTCTGGTCATGCCGGAGCTGGCCCAAAAGCGCCGGGTGATCGCCCCGGACATGCTCGGCTTCGGCTACAGCGAGCGCCCGGCGGATGCTCACTACAACCTCGACACCTGGGTGCTGCATGCCCTCGGCGTGCTGGATGCGCTGGGTATCGCCCAGGCCGACCTGGTCGGCAACTCCTTCGGTGGCGCCATCGCCCTGGCCCTGGCCGTGCGTCACCCCGAGCGGGTGCGCCGGTTGGTGCTGATGGGCAGCGTCGGCGTGCCCTTCGAACTGACCCCGGGCCTGGATGCGGCCTGGGGCTATACCCCGACGCTGGCCAACATGCGCGCGCTACTCGACTTCTTCGCCTTCGACCGCGGCCTGGTCAACGACGAACTGGCCGAGCTGCGTTACCAGGCCAGCATCCGTCCGGGCTTCCAGGAGTCCTTCGCCGCCATGTTCCCGGCCCCGCGCCAGCGCTGGATTGAGGCGCTGTGCAGCGACGAGCGGGCGATCCGCGCGCTGCCCCACCAGACCCTGGTGGTGCATGGCCGTGAAGACCAGATCATCCCCCTGGAAACCTCGCTGACCCTGGCCCACTGGATTGCCAACGCCCAATTGCACATCTACGGCCACTGCGGCCACTGGACCCAGATCGAACACGCCGGCCGTTTCGCCCGTCTGGTCGAGGATTTCCTCGACGAGGCCGCCCCCCTTTCCTGA
- the dmpH gene encoding 2-oxo-3-hexenedioate decarboxylase, translated as MNRTLTREQVLALAEHIENAELHAHDIGKVTNDFPEMTFADAYDVQWEIRRRKEARGNKIVGLKMGLTSWAKMAQMGVETPIYGFLADYFSVPDGGVVDCAKLIHPKIEAEISVVTKAPLRGPGCHLGDVIAAIDYVIPTVEVIDSRYENFKFDLISVVADNASSTRFITGGRMASLEEVDLRTLGVVMEKNGEVVELGAGAAVLGHPLSSVAMLANLLAERGEHIPAGTFIMTGGITAAVPVVPGDNITVRYQGLGSVSARFI; from the coding sequence ATGAACCGTACCCTGACCCGTGAACAGGTGCTGGCCCTGGCCGAGCACATCGAAAACGCCGAACTGCATGCGCATGACATCGGCAAGGTGACCAACGACTTTCCCGAGATGACCTTCGCCGACGCCTACGACGTGCAGTGGGAAATCCGTCGGCGCAAGGAGGCCCGCGGCAACAAGATCGTCGGCCTGAAGATGGGCCTGACCTCCTGGGCGAAGATGGCGCAGATGGGCGTGGAAACGCCGATCTATGGCTTCCTCGCCGACTACTTCAGCGTGCCGGACGGCGGTGTGGTGGATTGCGCCAAGCTGATCCACCCGAAGATCGAGGCGGAAATATCGGTGGTGACCAAGGCGCCACTGCGTGGCCCGGGCTGCCATCTCGGCGACGTGATCGCGGCGATTGATTACGTGATCCCGACCGTCGAGGTGATCGACTCGCGCTACGAGAACTTCAAGTTCGACCTGATCAGCGTGGTCGCCGACAACGCCTCCTCGACCCGCTTCATCACCGGCGGGCGCATGGCCAGTTTGGAGGAGGTCGATTTGCGCACCCTCGGCGTGGTCATGGAGAAGAACGGTGAGGTGGTGGAACTCGGCGCCGGTGCGGCGGTGCTTGGCCATCCGTTGTCCAGCGTGGCGATGCTGGCCAACCTGCTGGCCGAGCGCGGCGAGCACATCCCGGCCGGCACCTTCATCATGACCGGCGGCATCACCGCCGCCGTGCCGGTGGTGCCGGGCGACAATATCACCGTGCGCTACCAGGGCCTCGGTTCGGTGTCTGCGCGCTTTATCTGA
- the bufB gene encoding MNIO family bufferin maturase, translated as MSVESSSLGYGLGLRTPYYQAILEQRPHVDWFEILSENYLVEGGKPLYYLDAIGEHYPLVMHGVSLSIGGPHELDRDYLRRLKHLAQRVQPAWISDHLCWSRGNAHQMHDLLPLPYTEESLQHVAARVRQVQDVLERPLVLENVSSYLRSADDQFTEWQFLAALSELSGCELLLDVNNVYVSARNHGFEPWDFISGLPKQRIRQLHLAGHSDYGSYLIDTHDQPVSDPVWQLYQRTLRHLGPVATLLERDDHYPPLEELLAELDQARAYAAVALEGAPTCA; from the coding sequence ATGTCCGTCGAATCATCCAGCCTGGGCTATGGCCTGGGTCTGCGTACCCCCTATTACCAAGCGATTCTCGAGCAGCGACCGCACGTCGACTGGTTCGAGATTCTCTCGGAAAACTACCTGGTCGAGGGCGGTAAACCGCTCTATTACCTGGACGCCATCGGTGAACACTACCCGCTGGTGATGCATGGCGTGTCGCTGTCGATTGGCGGCCCGCATGAGCTGGATCGTGACTACCTGCGCCGTCTCAAACACCTGGCGCAGCGGGTGCAACCTGCATGGATCTCCGATCACCTGTGCTGGAGTCGCGGCAACGCCCACCAGATGCACGACCTGTTGCCGCTGCCCTACACCGAGGAGAGCCTGCAGCACGTCGCCGCGCGGGTGCGCCAGGTGCAGGACGTGCTCGAGCGGCCGCTGGTGCTGGAGAATGTTTCCAGCTACCTGCGCAGTGCCGACGATCAGTTCACTGAATGGCAGTTCCTCGCCGCGCTCAGCGAGCTCAGTGGCTGCGAGTTGCTGCTCGACGTCAACAACGTCTATGTCAGCGCGCGCAACCATGGTTTCGAGCCCTGGGACTTCATCAGCGGCCTGCCCAAGCAGCGTATCCGCCAACTGCATCTGGCCGGGCACAGCGATTACGGCAGCTACCTGATCGACACCCACGATCAGCCGGTCAGCGATCCGGTCTGGCAACTGTACCAGCGCACCCTGCGTCACCTCGGCCCGGTTGCCACCCTGCTGGAGCGTGACGACCACTACCCGCCATTGGAGGAGTTGCTCGCCGAACTGGACCAGGCCCGTGCCTATGCCGCCGTGGCTCTGGAGGGCGCGCCGACATGCGCCTGA
- a CDS encoding DNA-binding domain-containing protein codes for MRLNDWQRELEAYLLGSDPTANPALRASLLGSPALSAEDGLAIYHNAYRARLLEALRGDYHAVHGWLGDEEFDALAGAYIEAHPSQHFSLRWLGARLASFIEGYLVAEQSAPLSELARLEWAFSLAFDTPAGDPLSLQQMASLPAEDWPTLQVRLLPSVQWQSCRYNSVAVWRALKDDTAFPGSLALEQPQVCLIWRQGLISQYRSLEPGEAAALHGMAVAGWSFAELCAQLSDLGDNAPLQAATWLRQWLSDGLLQRYGI; via the coding sequence ATGCGCCTGAACGACTGGCAGCGCGAGCTCGAGGCCTACCTGCTCGGCAGCGACCCGACAGCCAATCCGGCATTGCGTGCCAGCCTGCTGGGTAGCCCGGCGCTGAGCGCCGAAGACGGCTTGGCGATTTACCACAACGCCTACCGCGCGCGCCTGCTGGAAGCCTTGCGCGGCGATTACCACGCCGTACATGGCTGGCTGGGCGATGAGGAGTTCGACGCGCTGGCTGGCGCCTATATCGAGGCTCATCCTTCGCAGCACTTCAGTTTGCGCTGGTTGGGAGCGCGCCTCGCGAGTTTTATCGAGGGCTATCTGGTGGCCGAACAGAGCGCGCCGCTCAGCGAGCTGGCACGGCTGGAGTGGGCGTTCAGCCTGGCCTTCGATACGCCTGCGGGCGATCCCTTGAGTTTGCAGCAGATGGCCAGCCTGCCGGCCGAGGACTGGCCGACCCTGCAGGTGCGTCTGCTGCCCAGCGTGCAGTGGCAAAGCTGCCGCTATAACAGCGTGGCGGTCTGGCGCGCACTCAAGGATGACACGGCGTTTCCTGGCAGCCTGGCGCTGGAGCAACCGCAGGTCTGCCTGATCTGGCGGCAGGGTTTGATCAGCCAGTACCGCAGCCTGGAGCCCGGCGAAGCCGCGGCCTTGCACGGTATGGCCGTGGCCGGCTGGAGCTTCGCCGAACTCTGCGCGCAGTTGAGCGACCTTGGCGACAACGCGCCGCTGCAGGCCGCCACCTGGCTGCGCCAGTGGCTGAGCGATGGTCTGCTACAGCGATATGGCATATAG
- a CDS encoding 2-hydroxymuconic semialdehyde dehydrogenase, with protein MKEIKHFINGAFVGSASGRTFEDINPATGQVIGHVHEAGRAEVNTAVKAARAALKGPWGKMSVAERAEILHRVADGITARFDEFLDAECLDTGKPKSLASHIDIPRGAANFKVFADLLKNVANEAFEMATPDGAGALNYAVRRPKGVIGVISPWNLPLLLMTWKVGPALACGNTVVVKPSEETPLTATLLGEVMQAAGVPEGVYNVVHGFGGDSAGAFLTEHADVDAYTFTGETGTGELIMRAAAKGVRQVSLELGGKNAGIVFADCDMDKAIEGTLRSAFANCGQVCLGTERVYVERPIFDEFVARLKAGAESLVIGPPDDASSNFGPLVSLKHREKVLSYYQQAVDEGATVVTGGGVPQMAAHLAGGAWVQPTIWTGLADDSAVVTEEIFGPCCHIRPFDTEEEAIELANSLPYGLASAIWTEHSSRAHRVAGQIEAGIVWVNSWFLRDLRTAFGGSKQSGIGREGGVHSLEFYTELKNICVKL; from the coding sequence ATGAAAGAGATCAAGCATTTCATTAACGGTGCTTTCGTTGGTTCGGCCAGCGGCCGCACCTTCGAGGACATCAACCCGGCCACCGGCCAGGTGATCGGCCATGTCCACGAGGCCGGTCGTGCCGAGGTCAACACCGCGGTCAAGGCTGCGCGTGCCGCGCTCAAGGGCCCTTGGGGCAAGATGAGTGTGGCCGAACGCGCGGAGATCCTGCATCGCGTGGCCGATGGCATCACTGCCCGCTTCGACGAGTTTCTCGACGCCGAATGCCTCGACACCGGCAAGCCGAAATCGCTGGCCAGCCACATCGACATCCCGCGCGGTGCGGCCAACTTCAAGGTGTTTGCCGACCTGCTGAAGAATGTCGCCAACGAAGCCTTCGAGATGGCCACCCCGGACGGTGCCGGCGCGCTCAACTACGCGGTGCGTCGGCCCAAGGGGGTGATCGGGGTGATCAGCCCGTGGAATCTGCCACTGCTGCTGATGACCTGGAAAGTCGGTCCGGCCCTGGCCTGCGGTAACACCGTGGTGGTCAAACCGTCCGAGGAAACCCCGCTGACCGCCACCCTGCTCGGCGAAGTGATGCAGGCCGCCGGCGTGCCGGAGGGCGTGTACAACGTGGTGCACGGCTTCGGCGGCGATTCGGCCGGCGCCTTCCTCACCGAGCACGCGGACGTCGACGCCTACACCTTCACCGGCGAGACCGGCACCGGCGAGCTGATCATGCGCGCTGCGGCCAAGGGCGTGCGTCAGGTGTCGCTGGAACTGGGTGGCAAGAACGCCGGCATCGTGTTCGCCGATTGCGACATGGACAAGGCCATCGAGGGCACCCTGCGCTCGGCCTTCGCCAACTGCGGCCAGGTCTGCCTGGGCACCGAGCGGGTGTATGTCGAGCGGCCGATCTTCGACGAGTTCGTCGCCCGCCTGAAGGCCGGTGCCGAGAGCCTGGTGATCGGCCCGCCGGACGACGCGAGCAGCAACTTCGGCCCACTGGTCAGCCTCAAGCACCGCGAAAAAGTCCTCAGCTACTACCAGCAGGCGGTCGACGAGGGCGCCACCGTCGTCACCGGCGGCGGTGTGCCGCAGATGGCCGCGCACCTGGCCGGCGGCGCCTGGGTGCAGCCGACCATCTGGACCGGACTGGCCGACGATTCGGCGGTGGTCACCGAGGAAATCTTCGGCCCCTGCTGCCATATCCGCCCGTTCGACACGGAAGAGGAAGCCATCGAACTGGCCAACAGCCTGCCCTACGGGCTGGCCTCGGCGATCTGGACCGAGCACAGCTCGCGTGCCCACCGCGTCGCCGGGCAGATCGAGGCCGGCATTGTCTGGGTCAACAGCTGGTTCTTGCGCGACCTGCGCACCGCCTTCGGCGGCAGCAAGCAATCGGGTATCGGCCGGGAAGGGGGTGTGCACTCGCTGGAGTTCTACACCGAACTGAAAAACATCTGCGTGAAACTTTGA
- the dmpE gene encoding 2-oxopent-4-enoate hydratase has protein sequence MDQILINELGDELYQAMLNREAIAPLSERGFAISIDDAYHISLRMLERRLAAGEKIIGKKIGVTSKAVQNMLGVYQPDFGYLTDAMVFNSGEAVPISQRLMQPKAEGEIAFILKKDLIGPGVTNADVLAATECVMPCFEIVDSRIRDWKIKIEDTVADNASCGLFVLGDTAVSPRQVDLVTCGMLVEKNGQLLSTGAGAAALGSPVNCVAWLANTLGRFGIPLKAGEVILSGSLVPLEPVKAGDFMRVEIGGIGSASVRFT, from the coding sequence ATGGACCAGATATTGATCAACGAGCTCGGCGACGAGCTGTACCAGGCGATGCTCAACCGCGAGGCGATCGCGCCGCTGAGCGAACGCGGTTTCGCCATCAGCATCGACGACGCCTACCACATCTCCCTGCGCATGCTCGAACGCCGGCTGGCTGCCGGCGAGAAGATCATCGGCAAGAAGATCGGCGTCACCAGCAAGGCCGTGCAGAACATGCTGGGCGTGTATCAGCCGGACTTCGGTTACCTGACCGACGCCATGGTGTTCAACAGCGGCGAGGCCGTGCCGATCAGCCAGCGGCTGATGCAGCCCAAGGCCGAGGGCGAGATCGCCTTCATCCTCAAGAAGGACCTGATCGGCCCCGGCGTGACCAACGCCGACGTGCTGGCCGCCACCGAATGCGTGATGCCCTGTTTCGAGATCGTCGATTCGCGCATCCGCGACTGGAAAATCAAGATCGAGGACACCGTGGCGGACAACGCCTCCTGCGGCCTGTTCGTGCTCGGCGATACGGCGGTGTCGCCACGCCAGGTCGATCTGGTCACCTGCGGCATGCTAGTAGAGAAGAACGGCCAGTTGCTCAGCACCGGCGCCGGCGCCGCGGCCCTGGGTTCGCCGGTCAACTGCGTGGCCTGGCTGGCCAATACCCTGGGTCGTTTCGGCATCCCGCTGAAGGCCGGCGAAGTGATTCTCTCCGGCTCCCTGGTGCCCCTGGAGCCGGTCAAGGCCGGCGACTTCATGCGCGTCGAAATCGGCGGCATCGGCAGCGCCTCCGTGCGCTTCACCTGA
- the cfaB gene encoding C17 cyclopropane fatty acid synthase CfaB produces MLAYLPPNLRDLQLPLRLRLWDGTEFDLGPEPRVTMVVKDPSLVAQLAHPSLDALGGAYVEGRVELEGPMSEVIRIGDALSQALADDDPSERSRVPHDKDSDAAAISYHYDLSNDFYALWLDPQMVYSCAYFETGAEDLEQAQQAKLRHLCRKLRLQPGERLLDVGCGWGGLARFAAREFGVEVHGITLSRAQLKLARKRVKDEGLGQQVRLELLDYRDLPQDGRFDKVVSVGMFEHVGHANLPLYCQRLFGAVKAGGLVMNHGITAKFTDGRPVGRGGGEFIGRYVFPEGELPHLATMTAHLSEAGLEVVDVENLRLHYARTLEHWSARLEERLDQAAQLVPEQALRIWRLYLAGCAYGFARGWMSLHQILAVKPHADGSHGLPWTRADLYR; encoded by the coding sequence ATGCTCGCGTATCTGCCGCCGAACCTGCGTGACCTGCAACTGCCCCTGCGCCTGCGCCTATGGGACGGCACAGAGTTCGACCTCGGCCCTGAGCCGCGGGTGACTATGGTGGTCAAAGACCCGAGTCTGGTGGCGCAGCTGGCCCATCCCAGTCTGGATGCCTTGGGCGGTGCCTATGTCGAGGGGCGGGTGGAACTGGAAGGGCCGATGAGCGAAGTGATTCGCATCGGCGATGCCCTCAGTCAGGCGCTGGCGGATGATGATCCCAGCGAGCGATCGCGCGTGCCCCACGACAAGGACAGCGATGCGGCGGCGATCAGTTACCACTACGACCTGTCGAACGACTTCTACGCACTGTGGCTGGACCCGCAGATGGTCTATTCCTGCGCCTACTTCGAGACCGGCGCGGAAGACCTCGAGCAGGCGCAGCAGGCCAAGCTGCGCCACCTGTGTCGCAAACTGCGCCTGCAGCCGGGCGAACGGCTGCTCGATGTCGGTTGCGGTTGGGGCGGGCTGGCGCGCTTCGCCGCGCGTGAATTCGGCGTCGAGGTGCATGGCATCACGCTCAGTCGCGCGCAGCTGAAATTGGCACGTAAGCGAGTCAAGGACGAGGGCCTGGGTCAGCAGGTGCGCCTGGAACTGCTGGACTACCGTGACCTGCCGCAGGACGGTCGATTCGACAAGGTGGTCAGCGTCGGCATGTTCGAGCACGTCGGCCATGCCAACCTGCCGCTTTATTGCCAGCGTCTGTTCGGCGCGGTGAAGGCCGGAGGCCTGGTGATGAACCATGGCATCACCGCGAAATTCACCGATGGCCGGCCGGTGGGGCGCGGCGGTGGCGAATTTATCGGGCGTTACGTCTTCCCCGAAGGCGAGTTACCGCACCTGGCGACCATGACCGCGCACCTCAGCGAAGCAGGCCTGGAGGTGGTCGATGTGGAAAACCTGCGGCTGCACTATGCGCGCACCCTGGAGCACTGGAGCGCGCGGCTGGAGGAGCGCTTGGACCAGGCAGCACAGCTGGTGCCGGAGCAAGCCCTGCGCATCTGGCGGCTGTACCTGGCCGGCTGCGCCTACGGTTTCGCCCGTGGTTGGATGAGCCTGCATCAGATCCTGGCGGTCAAGCCGCACGCCGATGGCAGCCACGGCCTGCCCTGGACCCGTGCAGATCTGTATCGCTGA
- the dmpG gene encoding 4-hydroxy-2-oxovalerate aldolase, translating into MNLHGKSVILHDMSLRDGMHAKRHQISLEQMVAVATGLDAAGMPLIEITHGDGLGGRSINYGFPAHSDEEYLRAVIPHLKQAKVSALLLPGIGTVDHLKMALDCGVSTIRVATHCTEADVSEQHIGMARKLGVDTVGFLMMAHMISAEKVLEQAKLMESYGANCIYCTDSAGYMLPDEVSEKIGLLRAELNPATEVGFHGHHNMGMAIANSLAAIEAGAVRIDGSVAGLGAGAGNTPLEVFVAVCKRMGVETGIDLYRIMDVAEDLVVPMMDQPIRVDRDALTLGYAGVYSSFLLFAQRAEKKYGVSARDILVELGRRGTVGGQEDMIEDLALDMARARQQQKVSA; encoded by the coding sequence ATGAATTTGCACGGCAAGAGCGTCATCCTGCACGACATGAGCCTGCGCGACGGCATGCACGCCAAGCGCCACCAGATCAGCCTGGAGCAGATGGTCGCGGTCGCCACCGGCCTCGACGCCGCCGGCATGCCGCTGATCGAGATCACCCACGGCGACGGCCTCGGCGGGCGTTCGATCAACTACGGCTTCCCGGCGCACAGCGACGAGGAGTACCTGCGCGCGGTGATCCCGCACCTCAAGCAGGCCAAAGTCTCCGCCCTGCTGCTGCCCGGCATCGGCACCGTCGACCACCTGAAAATGGCCCTGGACTGCGGCGTCTCGACCATCCGCGTGGCCACCCACTGCACCGAGGCCGACGTCTCCGAGCAGCACATTGGCATGGCGCGCAAGCTCGGTGTCGACACCGTCGGCTTCCTGATGATGGCGCACATGATCAGCGCGGAAAAAGTCCTGGAACAGGCCAAGCTGATGGAAAGCTACGGCGCCAACTGCATCTACTGCACCGACTCGGCCGGCTACATGCTGCCCGATGAAGTCAGCGAGAAGATCGGCCTGCTGCGCGCCGAGCTGAACCCGGCCACCGAGGTCGGCTTCCACGGTCACCACAACATGGGCATGGCCATCGCCAACTCCCTGGCCGCGATCGAGGCCGGTGCGGTGCGCATCGACGGCTCGGTCGCCGGCCTCGGTGCCGGTGCCGGCAATACCCCGCTGGAGGTGTTCGTCGCGGTGTGCAAACGCATGGGCGTGGAAACCGGCATCGACCTGTACCGGATCATGGACGTCGCTGAGGACCTGGTGGTGCCGATGATGGATCAGCCGATCCGCGTCGATCGCGACGCCCTGACCCTGGGTTATGCCGGGGTGTACAGCTCGTTCCTGCTGTTCGCCCAGCGCGCCGAGAAGAAATACGGCGTGTCGGCCCGCGACATCCTGGTCGAACTGGGCCGTCGCGGCACAGTCGGCGGCCAGGAAGACATGATCGAAGACCTGGCCCTGGACATGGCCCGGGCCCGTCAGCAGCAGAAGGTGAGCGCATGA
- the bufA2 gene encoding BufA2 family periplasmic bufferin-type metallophore — MTTKTMATGAALAFAAATLFAGLTSTVVVAEEAAVHCYGVNGCKGQNDCKTANNACKGQGACKGQGFKSMTLAECNNAKGSVGE; from the coding sequence ATGACTACCAAGACTATGGCTACCGGCGCTGCCCTGGCATTTGCTGCCGCGACCCTGTTCGCCGGCCTGACCAGCACCGTCGTCGTGGCTGAAGAAGCCGCAGTTCACTGTTACGGCGTCAACGGCTGCAAGGGCCAGAACGATTGCAAGACCGCCAACAACGCTTGCAAAGGCCAAGGTGCCTGCAAGGGCCAGGGCTTCAAGAGCATGACCCTGGCCGAGTGCAACAACGCCAAGGGTTCTGTCGGCGAGTGA
- a CDS encoding LysE family translocator: MTLLLSMAAFALASSISPGPVNLVALSSAARYGLRASLRHVTGATLGFTLLLLAMGLGLHRLLQQWPVLAALIRWAGVAFLLYMAYGLARDDGWLNSGKAQQPPTLLTGAVMQWLNPKAWLAALAGMGAYAADGELGVVGQFAALYFVICYLSLACWAYAGAFLRPYLEQPPRMRLFNRALALLLLASAFYLLWS; the protein is encoded by the coding sequence ATGACTCTTCTGCTTTCCATGGCGGCCTTTGCCCTGGCTTCCTCGATTTCCCCTGGCCCGGTCAACCTGGTGGCGCTCAGTTCCGCTGCCCGCTATGGCCTGCGCGCCAGCTTGCGGCATGTGACCGGCGCGACCCTGGGCTTCACCCTGTTATTGCTGGCCATGGGCCTGGGGCTGCACCGCCTGTTGCAGCAGTGGCCGGTGCTGGCGGCGCTGATCCGCTGGGCCGGCGTGGCCTTTCTGCTCTATATGGCCTACGGCCTGGCGCGGGACGATGGCTGGCTCAATAGTGGCAAGGCGCAACAGCCACCCACCCTGCTCACTGGCGCGGTGATGCAGTGGCTCAACCCCAAGGCCTGGCTGGCGGCCCTGGCCGGCATGGGCGCCTACGCGGCGGACGGCGAACTGGGCGTGGTCGGGCAGTTCGCCGCGTTGTATTTCGTCATCTGTTATCTGTCTCTCGCCTGCTGGGCCTATGCCGGCGCGTTCCTGCGCCCATATCTGGAGCAACCGCCGCGCATGCGCCTGTTCAATCGCGCCCTGGCCCTGCTGCTGCTGGCGTCTGCGTTCTATCTGCTGTGGTCGTGA